From the genome of Acidobacteriota bacterium:
GAACGCGGACCCTGCATCGTGTGCCGGCGAGATCGAGGCCGGCATGGGCCCACCCTGCAGGCTGAGTCAAACAAGCGGCGAATGCCCTTGCGTTCGTGGTGCCGAAGAGCGAATGTGCGTGTCGGAGTCAGTGTCGGCGGGGTCGGTGCGTAAAGGGCGCAAACAGCTCCGCGAGGGTGATGTCCAATCCGGCCGCCAGCTTCGCAATATTGAGGATCGCGACGTTGCGCTCGCCCCGCTCGATCCCGCCGACGTAATTGCGGTGCAGGCCCGCGCGCTCCGCCAACTGCTCCTGAGACAGATCGCGGGTGAGCCGCAACTCGCGGATACGA
Proteins encoded in this window:
- a CDS encoding helix-turn-helix transcriptional regulator, producing the protein MPPAIRKHFGRRIRELRLTRDLSQEQLAERAGLHRNYVGGIERGERNVAILNIAKLAAGLDITLAELFAPFTHRPRRH